One window from the genome of Mugil cephalus isolate CIBA_MC_2020 chromosome 23, CIBA_Mcephalus_1.1, whole genome shotgun sequence encodes:
- the LOC125000970 gene encoding collagen alpha-1(XVIII) chain-like isoform X5, whose product MRRRDRWSQTCIFMLLVVAQIKSQRTEDSSVSLLQLIGDPPPDDVSRVYGPRGEPAYAFRSGASQGQPALAHVPNPFYRHFSLLFHVRPAAPAASVLLSITDGPQRLMHVAVKLSAVQSGRQKVRFFYTEPDAEASYEAASFDVPSLVGVWSRFSLAVSEEQITFYHGCDSEPQVAKFERSPDPMELDPGAGIFVGQAGGADADKFQGDIVDLRVVGNPRAAERLCDDEDDEDAASGDYGSGAGDRTQAGHTVRTTPASFRPVPEPPLISSEGNRETGADRAKGERGDRGEKGMKGDRGPAGPKGDSGSSSGSGFSSSQGGGRGEKGDKGAKGSSGFGYSGSKGERGIQGPPGPPGPPGPAAEVVRLGDGSVVQQVAGPPGPPGPPGQDGAPGARGADGEAGDPGEDGKPGPAGPQGSPGIPGTPGTQGQKGEPGEGQPGPRGPPGLPGPPGPGAGSGPTFFDMEGSGFPDLDKIRGPRGPPGLPGPPGPPGIPGNSATLGENGQVAFGPPGPPGQDGVPGLPGPPGPPGPPGQSGFRGEKGDGGDLGLPGPAGEKQGVQESNFFTDLFSYFAPPSTGSRGDPGQSGTPGQTGLAGLPGPMGPIGPPGPPGPPGPPYGSRGSDGYIVDDVTRSLPGVQGPPGPQGPPGIAGLPGKPGLPGLHGQKGAEGPRGAAGIPGLDGFPGLHGDKGDRGEKGDMGLPGRDGGPPGPPGPPGPPGQVIYHPSENFNEIYWREDGQGGRPPVQAGSTGPMGPKGDKGDVGPPGYAAKGEKGEPGVIMGLDGRPSYLGGLAGQQGEKGVPGPVGPPGPYGPQGPKGEIGFPGRPGRPGLNGVKGEKGDSGGGSGYGYAGPPGPPGPPGPPGPPSAFDGRYEDPSRYYPVKGEKGDRGPPGIPDISGGGFDIYTLKNELKGEIGLKGEKGEPGGGYYDPRYGGSAPGLPGPPGPKGESIVGPPGPQGPPGPPGRGYDGQPGPPGPPGPPGPSLPGAHRGTQTISIPGPPGPPGAPGLPGTSSGVTVLRSYETMAATARRQPEGSLVYIIDRTDLYLRVRDGVRQVQLGSYIALPSVDGNEVAAVEPPPVVPYPDHHSNTDTSTHDSQRPPESPEQQPTDPRYQPDPRYQPDPRYQPDSRYQPDPRYQPDPRYQPDPRYQPDTRYQPEPRYPAPTDPRFPSYTERINQPDTRFSVPDTRYPVTPRRPPPPSVPQTPPHQHTSGPGLHLIALNSPQTGAMRSINGADYLCFNQAQAIGMKGTFRAFLSARLQDLHSIVRKADRDRFPIVNLKDEVLFDNWNAIFSDGRMKDNAPIYSFDGKDVLRDSTWPEKMVWHGSTNDGQRHVNDICETWRVGDRALSGMASSLQSGNLLQQSSSSCSNSYVVLCIENSYIGHNKR is encoded by the exons AGGACAGCAGCGTCTCTCTGCTCCAGCTCATCGGAGACCCTCCTCCAGACGACGTCTCCAGGGTCTACGGGCCCAGGGGGGAGCCGGCCTACGCCTTCAGATCCGGGGCGTCCCAGGGCCAGCCGGCTCTGGCCCACGTCCCCAACCCGTTCTACCGccacttctccctcctcttccacgTCAGGCCGGCCGCCCCCGCCGCCTCCGTCCTCCTGTCCATCACGGACGGGCCCCAGAGGCTGATGCACGTGGCCGTGAAGCTGAGCGCGGTGCAGTCGGGGCGCCAGAAGGTGAGGTTCTTCTACACGGAGCCCGACGCCGAGGCCTCGTACGAGGCGGCCAGCTTCGACGTGCCCAGCCTGGTGGGCGTCTGGAGCCGCTTCTCGCTGGCCGTCTCCGAGGAGCAGATCACCTTCTACCACGGCTGTGACTCCGAGCCGCAGGTGGCAAAGTTCGAACGGTCTCCGGACCCCATGGAGCTGGACCCCGGGGCCGGGATCTTCGTGGGTCAGGCGGGAGGAGCAGACGCAGACAAGTTCCAg GGCGACATCGTGGATCTCAGGGTGGTGGGGAACCCTCGAGCAGCCGAGCGTTTGTGTgacgacgaggacgacgaggacGCA GCCTCTGGAGACTATGGCAGCGGTGCAGGAGACAGGACACAAGCAGGACACACTGTCAGG ACGACTCCCGCCTCTTTCCGTCCAGTCCCCGAGCCCCCGCTCATATCCTCCgaaggaaacagagaaacag GCGCTGATAGAGCtaaaggggagagaggagaccGAGGCGAGAAGGGTATGAAGGGGGACAGAGGTCCAGCGGGGCCGAAGGGAGATTCTGGTtccagttctggttctggtttctcTTCCTCCCAGGGCGGAGGGCGAGGAGAGAAG ggagACAAAGGAGCGAAG GGCAGCTCTGGATTCGGGTACTCCGGCAGTAAAGGAGAACGTGGGATTCAGGGGCCTCCCGGGCCCCCTGGTCCTCCTGGACCTGCAGCTGAGGTGGTCCGACTCGGGGATGGGTCTGTCGTGCAGCAGGTGGCCGGACCCCCTGGTCCGCCGGGACCACCGGGGCAGGACGGAGCCCCCGGAGCACGAGGAGCTGATGGGGAGGCG GGCGATCCAGGAGAGGACGGGAAACCT GGACCTGCCGGACCACAAGGTTCGCCAGGAATCCCAGGGACTCCTGGAACCCAGGGCCAAAAG GGTGAGCCTGGAGAGGGTCAGCCTGGACCCAGAGGCCCTCCAGGTCTACCGGGACCTCCTGGACCTGGTGCTGGTTCCGGCCCA ACGTTTTTTGACATGGAGGGCTCAGGATTCCCAGACTTGGACAAAATCCGG GGACCCCGTGGTCCTCCAGGCCTCCCaggtcctcctggtcctcctgggATCCCGGGGAATTCAGCAACACTTGGAGAGAACGGTCAAGTAGCCTTTGGACCTCCTGGGCCGCCTGGACAAGACGGTGTCCCTGGTCTCCCT GGCCCccctggtcctcctggtcctcctggtcAATCTGGATTCAGAGGAGAAAAG ggTGACGGTGGCGATCTCGGTCTTCCAGGACCAGCTGGAGAAAAG CAAGGCGTACAAGAGTCCAACTTTTTCACCGACCTGTTCTCTTACTTTGCTCCACCTTCTACG GGTTCTCGAGGTGACCCAGGACAGTCGGGTACACCGGGGCAGACCGGACTGGCCGGGCTCCCCGGTCCCATGGGACCAATCGGACCTCCGGGTCCCCCCGGACCACCTGGACCCCCGTATGGCTCT AGGGGCAGCGATGGTTATATAGTGGATGACGTGACCAGATCCTTGCCTGGAGTCCAAGGTCCACCTGGTCCACAG GGTCCACCTGGTATTGCAGGACTACCT GGTAAGCCAGGCTTGCCAGGCTTACATGGACAGAAAGGAGCTGAGGGACCACGAGGAGCTGCTGGGATCCCGGGTCTGGACGGATTCCCTGGACTTCAT GGTGACAAGGGAGACAGGGGAGAGAAAGGAGATATG GGTCTTCCAGGAAGAGATGGGGGCCCACCTGGACCTCCAGGACCTCCCGGACCTCCAGGGCAGGTGATCTACCACCCGTCAGAAAAT TTTAACGAGATTTATTGGAGAGAAGATGGGCAG GGAGGTCGTCCTCCTGTTCAAGCAGGATCCACA GGGCCCATGGGGCCGAAAGGAGATAAAGGGGACGTGGGTCCTCCTGGATATGCAGCTAAG GGGGAGAAAGGAGAACCTGGAGTCATCATGGGGCTTGATGGGAGACCTTCGTACTTGGGAGGCCTGGCAGGACAGCag GGGGAGAAGGGTGTTCCTGGCCCAGTGGGACCTCCC GGTCCATATGGTCCTCAAGGTCCGAAGGGAGAGATTGGTTTCCCTGGTAGGCCG ggtcGACCAGGATTGAACGGCGTcaaaggagagaagggagacTCAGGCGGTGGATCTGGATATGGTTACGCT GGTCCACCAGGTCCTCCAGGGCCTCCCGGACCTCCTGGACCTCCCAGTGCCTTCGATGGA AGATATGAGGATCCCTCCAGATATTATCCTG TTAAAGGAGAAAAGGGTGATCGTGGACCACCGGGAATACCTGACATTTCAG GTGGTGGATTTGACATTTACACCTTGAAG AATGAGCTGAAAGGTGAAATCGGCTtgaaaggagagaagggagaacCGGGCGGAGGATATTATGATCCCCGCTATGGAGGCAGCGCCCCGGGCCTCCCTGGACCTCCG GGACCTAAAGGTGAGTCCATCGTTGGGCCTCCAGGCCCTCAGGGGCCACCTGGACCTCCAGGAAGAGGCTACGATGGCCAACCTGGACCACCAGGGCCACCGGGACCTCCAGGACCGTCCCTGCCTGGTGCCCACAGGGGAACCCAGA CCATCAGTATTCCTGGACCCCCGGGACCTCCTGGAGCTCCTGGACTGCCTGGAACCTCGTCAGGG gtGACAGTGTTGAGGTCTTATGAAACCATGGCGGCCACCGCGAGGAGGCAGCCCGAGGGCTCTCTGGTCTACATCATCGACCGGACTGATCTCTACCTGCGGGTGCGAGATGGCGTCCGTCAGGTCCAG CTTGGGAGCTACATCGCTTTGCCGTCTGTGGAT GGAAATGAAGTTGCAGCTGTGGAGCCCCCGCCGGTTGTCCCTTACCCAGACCACCACTCCAACACCGACACCTCCACTCATGACTCGCAGAGGCCCCCTGAGAGTCCTGAACAACAACCAACCGACCCCCGATACCAACCCGACCCTCGCTACCAGCCTGACCCCCGATACCAGCCCGATTCCCGATACCAGCCTGACCCTCGATACCAACCCGACCCTCGCTACCAGCCTGACCCCCGATACCAACCAGATACCCGATACCAGCCCGAACCCCGATACCCAGCACCGACAGATCCCAGGTTCCCAAGTTACACTGAGAGAATAAACCAACCAGATACTAGGTTTTCAGTCCCAGACACTCGCTACCCAGTCACCCCTCGAAGACCTCCGCCTCCTTCCGTGCCCCAGACTCCGCCCCACCAGCACACCTCAGGACCAGGG CTCCACCTCATCGCCCTGAACAGCCCTCAGACCGGCGCCATGCGGAGCATCAACGGGGCCGATTACCTGTGCTTCAACCAGGCTCAGGCCATTGGGATGAAGGGAACTTTCCGGGCCTTCCTGTCCGCCAGACTCCAAGACCTGCACAGCATCGTCCGCAAGGCCGACAGGGACCGTTTCCCAATAGTCAACCTGAAG GACGAGGTTCTGTTTGACAACTGGAACGCCATCTTCAGTGATGGCAGGATGAAGGACAACGCACCGATCTACTCCTTTGACGGCAAGGACGTCCTGAGGGACAGCACATg GCCGGAGAAGATGGTGTGGCACGGCTCGACCAACGACGGTCAACGCCACGTCAACGACATCTGCGAGACGTGGCGTGTCGGCGACCGGGCGCTGAGCGGCATGGCGTCGTCACTGCAGAGCGGCAacctgctgcagcagagctccagcagctgctccaaCTCCTACGTGGTGCTGTGCATCGAGAACAGCTACATCGGCCACAACAagagataa